A single Nisaea sp. DNA region contains:
- a CDS encoding NAD-dependent epimerase/dehydratase family protein, whose translation MRVLLLGGTGSIGSAILEELLSHQHQVTALARSDKAAELLRAKGAEPLPGDLTRPAEWAGAVTEVDAVIQAAAAFDTDMGAIDKSVLEAIAAAASGRDVPLRVLYTGGCWLFGETGNRVADESMPFDPLPSFAWMVENWEWLRKAPGIAPILIHPAMVYDEAGGVLHRYLDAASQGVSIEIWGSADVRWPLVHRADLASAYRLALEKGIPGESYCVAAESGVPTGALADAIKKRAGSLAPHMVLPVAEAVARHGAWAAGPALQQRMRSRKIKRELGWGPRHTDAVALLGSRPPMDQGSFGRQ comes from the coding sequence ATGCGCGTCCTTCTGCTCGGCGGCACCGGCTCTATCGGTTCCGCCATACTCGAAGAGCTGCTTTCACATCAGCATCAGGTGACAGCCTTGGCCCGCTCCGACAAAGCGGCAGAGCTGCTGCGCGCCAAAGGGGCGGAGCCACTCCCCGGCGACCTGACGAGACCGGCCGAATGGGCGGGGGCCGTCACCGAAGTCGATGCCGTCATCCAGGCTGCCGCCGCGTTCGACACCGACATGGGCGCAATCGACAAATCAGTGCTCGAAGCTATCGCCGCCGCGGCCTCCGGACGGGATGTCCCGCTCCGCGTCCTCTATACAGGCGGTTGCTGGCTCTTTGGTGAAACCGGCAACCGGGTCGCCGATGAAAGCATGCCGTTTGATCCGTTGCCCAGCTTCGCTTGGATGGTGGAGAACTGGGAATGGCTGCGCAAGGCACCGGGTATCGCCCCGATCCTGATTCACCCGGCGATGGTCTATGACGAGGCGGGCGGCGTCCTCCATCGCTATCTGGATGCGGCGTCGCAAGGCGTCTCGATAGAGATTTGGGGATCTGCGGATGTGCGCTGGCCACTCGTCCACCGAGCGGATCTTGCATCCGCCTACCGGCTCGCGCTGGAAAAGGGAATTCCCGGGGAAAGCTATTGCGTTGCAGCCGAAAGCGGCGTCCCGACCGGCGCGCTTGCCGATGCGATCAAAAAACGGGCCGGCTCTCTTGCGCCGCACATGGTCCTTCCCGTTGCCGAGGCGGTTGCCCGCCATGGCGCATGGGCTGCCGGCCCGGCGCTGCAACAACGGATGCGCAGCAGGAAGATAAAACGGGAGCTCGGCTGGGGGCCGCGCCATACCGATGCGGTTGCATTGCTCGGCAGCCGCCCCCCGATGGATCAGGGATCGTTCGGCCGCCAGTAG
- a CDS encoding alkaline phosphatase family protein — protein MSGKTVRNILFVMCDQLRWDYLSCAGHPHLHTPHIDALAARGVRFDRAFCQSPICGPSRMSFYTGRYMFSHGAGWNNYPLRVDEWTLGDYLRPLGLRVALAGKTHMKEDRAGMARLGMNPVSEHGVLVSECGFEPFERDDGLHPDRSVDPDLPYNHFLRQKGYSGENPWSSHANSVRGETGESLDGWYWGHSNGAASIREEDSETPYMTDRAIDFITGMGDRPWCLHLSYIKPHWPYIVPEPYASLYGPEQILPVHRDAREETDPHPVYAAFMRHKDSSLFRRPEARTTIVPAYMGLIKQIDDHFGRLMGELERLGRLDDTMIVFTSDHGDYLGDHWLGEKDLFHEASVRIPMIVCDPRAAADATRGTVSQELVEAIDLVPTFIEAAGGEVPYHRLEGRSLMPLLEGENVDWRSFAVSESDYSGRDARADLGLDPMDARCFMLRTERWKYVLHEKFRPQLFDLDADPDEFSDLGADPGHAAIRAELHEKLFTWFRNRRLRVTISDDEIVARTGGADRQGILIGYWRPNDP, from the coding sequence ATGAGCGGAAAGACCGTCCGGAACATCCTCTTCGTGATGTGTGATCAGTTGCGCTGGGATTACCTGTCCTGCGCCGGTCATCCTCATCTTCATACCCCGCATATCGACGCCCTGGCGGCGCGCGGGGTCCGTTTCGACCGGGCATTCTGTCAATCGCCGATCTGCGGGCCATCTCGAATGTCGTTCTATACGGGCCGGTACATGTTCAGCCACGGCGCGGGGTGGAATAACTACCCACTGCGTGTCGATGAATGGACCCTTGGCGACTATCTGCGGCCGCTCGGCCTCAGGGTTGCGCTGGCCGGCAAGACTCACATGAAGGAAGACCGTGCGGGCATGGCCCGGCTTGGCATGAACCCTGTTTCGGAACATGGCGTGCTGGTCTCCGAATGCGGCTTCGAGCCGTTCGAGCGGGATGACGGTCTGCACCCGGACCGGAGCGTCGATCCGGATCTGCCTTACAATCATTTCCTTCGCCAGAAGGGCTATTCCGGCGAAAACCCCTGGTCCAGTCATGCGAATTCGGTGCGAGGCGAGACGGGTGAGTCCCTGGACGGCTGGTATTGGGGGCATTCGAACGGCGCTGCGAGTATCCGTGAGGAGGACAGCGAGACGCCCTACATGACCGATCGGGCAATCGATTTCATCACCGGGATGGGCGACCGGCCCTGGTGCCTGCATCTGTCCTACATCAAGCCGCATTGGCCATACATCGTTCCCGAACCCTATGCGTCGCTCTACGGGCCAGAGCAGATTCTCCCAGTGCACCGGGACGCCCGTGAGGAAACTGACCCGCATCCGGTCTATGCGGCTTTCATGCGGCACAAGGACAGCAGCCTGTTCCGGCGCCCGGAAGCACGAACAACGATCGTTCCCGCCTATATGGGGCTGATCAAGCAGATCGACGATCATTTTGGCCGCCTGATGGGGGAACTGGAGCGCCTCGGCCGGCTCGACGATACCATGATCGTCTTCACGTCCGATCACGGGGACTATCTCGGCGACCACTGGCTCGGCGAGAAGGACCTGTTCCATGAGGCATCCGTGCGCATCCCGATGATCGTCTGCGATCCGCGTGCTGCGGCGGACGCAACGCGGGGAACGGTCTCGCAGGAGTTGGTCGAGGCTATCGATCTGGTGCCGACTTTCATCGAGGCGGCGGGGGGAGAGGTTCCCTATCATCGGCTGGAAGGCCGTTCCCTGATGCCGCTGCTTGAGGGTGAAAATGTCGACTGGCGGTCCTTCGCGGTTTCCGAAAGCGATTATTCAGGACGGGATGCCCGTGCCGACCTCGGTCTCGACCCGATGGATGCCCGCTGTTTCATGCTGCGGACCGAGCGCTGGAAATATGTTCTGCACGAAAAGTTTCGGCCGCAGCTTTTCGATCTCGACGCCGATCCGGACGAGTTTTCGGACCTCGGCGCCGACCCGGGTCACGCCGCGATCCGGGCCGAGCTGCACGAGAAGCTGTTCACCTGGTTCCGGAACCGTCGGCTTCGCGTCACCATTTCTGACGATGAGATCGTCGCCAGAACGGGCGGCGCGGACCGGCAGGGGATCCTGATCGGCTACTGGCGGCCGAACGATCCCTGA
- a CDS encoding class I SAM-dependent methyltransferase, protein MLVGKMTRKNLLACLPTGGAAIEIGVAEGVFSSDILEMAKPSHLHLVDPWVHQSRQDYQLDANNVDDEANEERYRAVLRKFSAEIESGVVHVQRGFSQDVLPEFEDHTFDWAYVDAMHTRDAVREDLRLVWPKVKPDGLILGHDFSNSPEARARGFGVVSGVRDFIRESGAHLVAITMISEFFPSYVLAKSLHAGVTVFAEQFLLRSEATVEIRSHSPDYQHKVVKIGDRVVAYPSF, encoded by the coding sequence ATGCTGGTCGGTAAAATGACTCGGAAAAACCTGCTCGCCTGCCTGCCAACGGGCGGTGCGGCGATCGAGATCGGTGTCGCCGAAGGTGTGTTTTCCTCTGATATTCTCGAGATGGCCAAACCATCGCATCTCCATCTGGTGGATCCCTGGGTCCACCAAAGCCGGCAGGACTACCAGCTGGATGCCAACAATGTTGACGATGAGGCGAACGAGGAGCGTTACCGGGCGGTCCTGAGAAAATTCAGTGCCGAAATCGAAAGCGGCGTGGTCCATGTTCAACGCGGCTTCTCGCAGGATGTGCTCCCGGAATTCGAAGACCATACCTTCGACTGGGCCTATGTGGATGCCATGCATACGCGTGACGCGGTACGAGAGGATCTTCGACTCGTTTGGCCGAAGGTAAAGCCCGATGGGCTGATACTCGGGCATGACTTTTCCAACAGTCCGGAGGCGCGGGCGCGTGGTTTCGGCGTTGTCTCTGGTGTGCGTGACTTTATCAGGGAATCAGGGGCGCATCTTGTCGCCATAACGATGATCTCGGAGTTTTTTCCCTCCTACGTTTTGGCAAAGTCGCTTCACGCAGGTGTCACGGTGTTTGCCGAGCAGTTCTTGTTGCGGTCGGAGGCGACAGTTGAAATACGATCTCACTCTCCCGATTATCAGCACAAGGTGGTCAAAATCGGTGATCGAGTTGTAGCCTATCCTTCTTTCTAG